ATGCGTAGCCGCTGGCCCTTCTTCGGCACCTATCTGGACATGCTGGAGATGCTGTCCGCCAAGGCCGATATCGACATCGCCGCCTACTACGAGCGGCGGCTGGTCGACGAGCCGGGGCTGCTGGAACTGGGCGCAGAACTGCGCGGTCGCTTCACGAAACTGCAGGCGGCGCTGCTCGATATCCTCGACCAGCAGGAGCTTCTGGAGAACACGCCGCTGATTCACCAGGCCATCGAGGTGCGTAATCCCTATATCGACCCGCTGCATGGCCTGCAGGCCGAGCTCTTGCAGCGTAACCGGGATGCCGATGGCGCCATCAGCCCGTCGCTGACCCGTGCCTTGATGGTGACCATGGCGGGCATTTCCGCGGGGCTTCGCAACACGGGGTAAATCCTTGCCTGGGAGTTCTCGGTCGGCGGTTTATCCGACGCCTTCGCAAGCCTGGCGGTGCGAATCCACTCGCACCGCTAGGCGGCCCGGATGAACCTTCGTCACAGCGTCACTTTGTCCTTTCTTCCCTTCTTCCTTGCTTCCTTTCCATCCCTCTCACCTTCCTATGGCCGCTCGACTCATGCGTCATGTCGGGGAGCTCTGGGATCTCGTCTTGTCATGTCGCTTTTCCTGATATCCCGGCCACGGCAGCTCGAATCCCTGAATCCTGATCCGTGCCTATAGTACCTTTCACTAAGAGAGTGGGGCTTGACGCTGTGTGGCGGCTGGCGCAAGCTGATCAGTAATCAAACGGCCGTATGAAAATGCAGTCGGGCACCGGCATCCAACCCTGTGTGGAGATTCGTGGATGATCTATCAAGGCAAGGCCATTGCGGTGGCGAGTGACACCAATACCGGGGGCGAATCCATCGCCACCCTCACCTTCGATCTGGAGGGTGAGTCGGTCAACACGCTGTCCAGCGCGGTGGTCACCGAGCTTGGCGAGGCGGTCGAGGCCATTGCGGCGACCCATGGCCTGTGCGGTCTGGTGATCGAAAGCCGCAAGGACGCCTTCATCGTCGGCGCCGACATCACCGAGTTCCATGGCCTCTTCCAGAAGGGTGAGGACTACCTGGTCGAGATGAACCTGAAGGTGCATGACATCTTCAATGCCATCGAGGATCTGCCGTTCCCCACCGTCACCGCCATCAACGGCCTGGCGCTGGGCGGCGGCTTCGAAGTCACCCTGACCACCGATTTTCGCGTCATGGCCGACAGCGCCAAGATCGGCCTGCCCGAGACCAAGCTCGGCATCCTGCCCGGCTGGGGCGGTTGCGTGCGCCTGCCGCGGCTGATCGGTGCCGATAACGCCATCGAATGGATTGCCGGCGGCACCGAGCACCGCGCCGACGCCGCCCTCAAGGTCGGCGCCGTGGATGCGGTGGTGCCCGGCGAGCGCCTAGCGGCCGCCGCCCGGGATATCCTGGCCCGCGCCCATGCCGGCGAGCTCGATTACCGGGCTTGGCGTGTCGAGAAGACCTCGCCGCTCAGGCTCGATGCCATCGAGCAGATGATGGCCTTCGAGACCGCCAAGGGCTATGTGGCCGGCAAGGCGGGCCCGCACTATCCGGCGCCCATCGAGGCCATCAAGGTGATCCAGAAGGGCGCCGGCGAAGGGCGGGAGCGCTGCCAGGCCATCGAGGCCAAGGCCTTTGCCAAGCTGGCGCTGACCGATGTCTGCTACAACCTGGTCGGGCTCTTCATGAATGACCAGGTGGTCAAGAAGAAGGGCAGCCAATACGCCAGGCAGGCGCGACCGGTCAATCAGACCGCCGTGCTGGGGGCCGGCATCATGGGCGGCGGCATCGCCTACCAGAGCGCCTCCAAGGGCACGCCGATCCTGATGAAGGACATCAAGGACGACGCCATCGAGCTTGGCCTCAAGGAGGCGCGCAAGCTGTTCACCAAGCAGGTCGAGCGCAAGAAACTGACCACCGAGACGATGGCCGAGAAGCTCACCAACATTCGCCCGACGCTGTCCTACGGCGACTTCGGCCACGTCGATCTGGTGGTCGAGGCGGTGGTCGAGAACCCCAAGATCAAGGATGCGGTGCTCACCGAGGTGGAAGGGCAAGTCGGCGAGGACACCATCCTCACCTCTAACACCTCGACCATCTCCATCACTCGCCTGGCCGAGAACCTCAAGCGTCCCGAGAACTTCTGCGGCATGCACTTCTTCAACCCCGTGCATCGCATGCCGCTGGTCGAGGTGATCCGCGGCGAGAAGACCTCTGACGCCGCCGTGGCCGCCACCGTGGCCTACGCCCGCGCCATGGGCAAGACGCCGATCGTGGTCAACGACTGCCCGGGGTTCCTGGTCAACCGCGTGCTCTTTCCCTACTTCGGTGGCTTCAGCCTGCTGGTCGAGCAGGGCGCCGACTTCCGCCGGATCGACAAGGTCATGGAGACGTTCGGCTGGCCGATGGGCCCCGCCTATCTGCTCGATGTGGTGGGCATGGACACCGCGGTGCACGCCAATGCCGTGATGGCCGAAGGTTTCCCGGACCGCATGGCTCAGGGAGGAAAGAATGGCGGGAAAGCCGCCATTCAGGCGATGTACGAGGCCGAGCGCCTGGGCCAGAAGAACGCCAAGGGCTTCTACGCCTACGAGGAAGACAAGAAGGGCAAGCCGAAGAAGGTCGAGGACGAGGCGGCGCTGTCCCTGGTCAATGACGTCGCGACGGGAACCAAGGACTTCTCCGACGAGGAGATCATCGCCCGCATGATGGTGCCGCTGTGTCTGGAGACCGTGCGCTGCCTGGAAGACGACATCGTCGCCACCCCGGCCGAAGCCGACATGGCGCTGATCTATGGCATCGGCTTCCCGCCGTTCCGGGGCGGCGCGCTGCGCTACATCGACGCCATGGGCCTGGACGCCTTCGTCGCCCAGGCCGAGCGTCTGACCGAGGAACTGGGGCCGCTCTACGCCCCCACCGACAAGCTGCGCGCCATGGCCAAGGCCGGCGAGCGCTTCTATTCCGATGCCGCGACGTCCAGCGCTAATTCCAGCCATAAGCCGGCCTGAGCCACCACGTACAGGAGAGGTTGTCAGATGAGTTTGAATCCGAGAGATATCGTGGTGGTCGACGGCGTGCGTACCGCCATGGCCAAGGCCAAGCACGGCGCTTTCCGCCACGTGCGCGCCGAGAACCTGTCGGCGTCGGTGATGCAGGCGCTGTTCGATCGCAACCCGGGGCTCAACCCCAACGAGGTCGATGACGTGATCTGGGGCTGCGTCAACCAGACCCTCGAGCAGGCCATGAACATCGCCCGCAACGCAGCGATCATGACCGGCATCCCGCGCAGTGTGCCGGCCCAGACCGTCAACCGGCTGTGCGGCTCCTCGATGAGTGCGCTGCATATCGCCAGCGCCAACATCAAGGCCGGCATGGGGGACTTCTACATCATCGGCGGCGTCGAGCACATGGAGCACGTGCCGATGACGCACGGCGTCGACGTCAACCCGGCCACCAGCAAGCATGCCGCCAAGGCGGCGATGATGATGGGCCTGACCGCCGAACTGCTGGGCAAGATGCATAACATCGGCCGTGAGCAGCAGGACGCCTTCGGGGTGCGCTCCCACCAGCGTGCTCAGGCGGCCAGCGATGCCGGGCGCTTCGACAACGAGATCATCGGCGTAGAGGGCCACAACGCCCAAGGCTTCAAGGTGCGGGTGGACCGTGATGAGGTGATCCGCGGTGAGGCCAGCCTCGAATCGATGGGCGCCCTGAAGCCGGTCTTCGACCCGCGCCACGGCACCGTCACCGCCGGGACCTCCTCGGCGCTGTCGGTGGGTGCCAGCGGCATGGCGGTGATGAGCTACGAGCGCGCCCAGGCGCTGGGCCTCGAGCCGATCGCCCGGGTACTGTCCACCGGCGTGGCCGGCTGCGATGCCTCGATCATGGGCTATGGCCCGGTGCCGGCGACCAAGAAGGCGCTCAAGGCCGCTGGCCTGACCATCGACGACATCCAGACCGTCGAGCTAAACGAGGCCTTCGCCGCCCAGTCGCTGCCGGTGCTCAAGGATCTCGGCCTGTACGATCGCATGGACGAGGTGGTCAACCTGAACGGCGGCGCCATTGCCCTGGGCCACCCGCTGGGCTGCTCAGGGTCGCGGATCTGTACCACCCTGCTCAACGTGATGGAACAGCAGGACACCCGCCTGGGGCTCGCCACCATGTGTATCGGCATGGGCCAGGGCGTGGCGACCATCTTCGAGCGGTTGAAGTAGCGGAAATACCAGCAGCGCTCGGGCTGGCCTCTCGCCATCAGGCCCTGAACGAAGAACGGCACCCTTAGGGGTGCCGTTTTTCATGGTGGTGAAGTAGGCTCAGAGAATGCCGGCGTCGAGTCCGGCCGCGAGGTAGAGCCCCAGTTCCTCGACCTGGTCGGCGAAGCCGTCCTGCCAGTCGCCCCGCAGCATCAGCGGCTCCTGTACCCACCGCCAGCGCAGCCCGGTGACGATCGACTCCACGGCTCGGCGGGTGCCGGTGCCGTCATAGCCGGCGCGCACATAGAGTGCGCAGGGCAGCCCCTGCTTCTCCTCCAGCACGGGGTAGTAGCTACGATCGAAGAAATCCTTCAAGGCGCCGCTCATGTAGCCGAGGTTCTCGGGGGTACCGAGCAGCAGGGCATCGCAGGCGCGAATATCGTCGGGGCCGGCGTCGAGGGGCGCCTTGACGATCACCTCGATGTCCTCGAGGTCCGGGTGGCGCGCGCCACATGCGGCGGCCTCGCGTAGGCGCCGGGTATTGGGGGAGGGTGCATGGGCCACGATCAGCAGTCGTTTGGTCATGAGGGGCAGGGTGCCAGTCGGCGAGCCGTCGGGCCAGGGACACGTGGGTGGGCGGTCGCAGGCTCAGGCGTTGGACGGGGGCTCGGCCGCATGATCGGTCGGCAGCGACGCCGCGTAGCAGGGTGGGGAGCTGAGGGCCGTGCCCTCGGCCTCCTGGTCTTCCTCGTCAAGTGCTTCGAGCAGCGCCTCGCGCAGGATCGGCAGCTGGGACTGCTCCAGGTCGCGAGCCGCGGACAGCAGGGTCAGCCGGCCCTGGCGGGCCAGGCGCATCAGCGGCAGCAGGCAGTCCTCGGCATCCGCCATCTCCCAACGATAGCGGCGAGTGAAGACCGCATGGCTAATGCGGCCCTGGTGCCAGTCACGGCGCAGGCCATTGGAGGGCGAGGCATCCCGGTACCAGTCGGTCAGTGCCAGGGTGTCGCGGCGCTTGCCCCGCGGCCAGAGGCGATCCACCAGCACCCGCGCGCCGTCGTCGGCCTCCGGCTCGGCATAGATGCGCTTCAGCTGAATGTCATGGCGCATGGTAAACCACTCCTGTCGGTGGCCAGGAAGGCCATACATCGTCAAGCATGGCCAGGTCATAGGCAAGTCATAGGAAAGACTAGCCAGCCCCTCCTTCCCCTGCCACATACTCGAGCGATTCCAGCGAGTCGGTGCCGGTGACGATGGCCTCCAGCTCGTCGCAGAAGGCGGTGAAGGCATCGCTCGTGTGCCCCGGGGTGCGATGCAGCTCGATCTCCACATGCCCAAGCGGGGGCAGGCCCTCGTCGTCGCCGACGATGCGGCAGCCTTCGGGGACACTGCGCGGCGTCTTGACGGTCGCCGCCAGGCCCGCCTGCACCGGCAGGTTGATGCCGGTGGGCGACTGGCTGGAGTAGCGCACGTCCCAGCGTCGCTCGGTCGCGCCCAGCGCCGCGAAAGCATGGGCGCGGAAGGTGCAGCCCTCCGGGTTCAGGGCCAGCGGCAGGGCGTCCCAGTCATCAAGCGAGCAATCCTCTGCCACCACCCACACCAGCGGCTCGCGGCCCAGCAGCCGGCCGGTCTGTGTCGGACTGTGGCGCACCACCAGAGCGGCGTCCAGCAGACCCTCCTGAAAGTCATGCACCAGCGAGCCACTGATGCTGCAGATGACCTCGAGGCGCACCTCGGGGAAGCGGGCGGCGAAGCGGGGCAGCAACTCGGGCAGGTAGGTGCTGGCCTGCTCCTCCGAGGTGCCCAGCCGAATCAGCTCGCCCTGGCGATCCACCCCCATTACCCGGCGCGCCTCGTCCTCCAGCTTGAGGATATGACGGGCATAGGGCAGCAAGCGACCTCCCGGAGCGGTGAGTACCACGCTGCGGCTGGTGCGTTCGAACAGTGATTCGCCCATCTGATCCTCGAGCCGCTTGATCTGCAGGCTGACGGCCGACTGGGTGCGATGCAGCACCTTGCCGGCGGCACTGAAGCCCTCGCATTCGGCTACCGTGACGAAGGCACGGAGCAGGTCGGTATCCATGATCTATGAGCCCCTGCAATGCATTTTATCTTAACCATTCATTTCTATTATTAAACTCGCCTCACTACCCTGTCCATACGTTATTGGAACAAGTCAGGAGCAACCCCTCATGCAAGGCACCGCCATGCAGGAAGACGATACCGCACTCTATGGTCTGATCGATCTCGAGCGTTATCCCATCGACCGGCTGGACGGCGAGCGGGGGCGCGAATTGATCGCCGAATGCCGTGAGCAGCTGGGTCAGGACGGCTGCGTGGTGCTCAAGGGGTTCGTGCCCGATGAGGCTCTGGCGCGGCTCGAGCGCGAGACCGAGCGGCTGTCGCCGGAAGCTCACTACAACCAGACCGAGACCAACCCCTATAACAGCGATGCCGACCCGAGCCTGCCGGCCAGCCACCCCAAGAACCGCTTCGACGATCGCACCAACGGCTTCGTCGCCGGTGACCGCATCGACAGCGATACCATCATTCGCCAGGTCTATTCAGACCCCGGTTTCCAGCAGTTCATCGCAAGCGTGGTGGACATGGACGAGATCCATCAGTATGCCGACCCCCTGGCCGACCTGGTCGTCAATGTGCTGCGGGAGGGCTGCCAGCATCCCTGGCACTACGACACCAACGAATTCATCGTCACCATGATGACTCGCCAGTCCCACGGCGGCGGGCGCTTCGAATACGCCCCGGGCATCAGGAGCCCCGAAGGCGAGAACTTCGACGAGGTCGAGCAGGTCATCGACGGCGACCGCTCGCGGCTCAAGTCTCTCGATCTTCAGCCGGGTGATCTGCAGGTGTTCTTCGGCCGCTATTCGCTGCACCGGGTGACCCCGGTAGAGGGCGATCGCGAGCGTCACACCGTGATCTTCGCCTATGCCAAGGAGCCGGGTTTCATCGGCCGCCCCGAGCGTGCGAAGCGCATCTTCGGGCGCATGGCGCCGGTGCACGAGTGCCTGCTCGAGGAAGGCATGCAGCGCAGTGACAGCCTGGCCGACTAGCCTGGCTGCGCTCGGTCATACGGCGTTAAAAATCGGCTCAAATTGCTCATTTACCACGATGTAAACTCCGCTTTATCGCCGATTTCCGCCTTGTCTGACCATCGCTCGCCGACGCCTAGTTCAGCTACAGACCATCATTTCTTTAAAAGAGAGACGCCATGAGCATCGTCGACTTCGACAACCTGACCGATAACGAACCCGCCTCCATTCCGGTGGTGCCCTCCGCTCCGATGGCCAACGGCGACAGCATTCCCACCGCCTTCGACCCGGTGCAGCTGCGGGCCGGGCGCCTCAAGCGCCTGCGTCAGATGATGGCCGAACAGGGCTACGCCGCCGTGGTGCTGTTCGATCCCTATAACCAGCGCTATGCCACCGGCTCGCGCAATATGTTCGGCTATTTCCTGCGCAACTCCACCCGCTACATCTATGTGCCGCTCGAGGGCCCGGTGATCCTCTTCGAGTACCCGGGCAGCGCCCACGTCTCGACCTGGCTCGAGACCATCGATGAATCGCGCACTTCCAAGGTGGTGTGGTCGGCGGTGAACCAGCGCGACAACATGTCGTCCGACCCCTTCGGCATCGAGATCGCCGAACTGATGGAGGAACATGGCCGCGGCAACAAGAAGATCGGCCTTGACCGCTGCGCGCTGAACCTGGCCCGCTCGCTGGAGGCCCAGGGCCTCGAGGTCTTCGACTGCATGCAGGACACCCTGCATTGCCGTCGCATCAAGACCCCGGAAGAGATCGCCTGCCTGGCCCAGTCGATGGCAGGTTCAGAGGCCGCAGTGGCGGAAGTGGAAGCCGCTATCAAGCCGGGCATCAGCGAGACCGAGCTGTTTGCGACCCTCTACGGTAACGTCATCAAGCAGGGCGGGGAGTTCATCGAGACGCGGCTCTTGTCCTCCGGCCCGCGCACCAACCCCTGGTTCAACGAGGCAAGCGACCGGGTGGTGCGCCCGGGTGAGCTGATCGCGCTGGACACCGACACCATCGGCTGCCACGGCTACTACTCCGACTTCTCGCGCACCTTCCATGTCGGGCCGGGTCGCCCCAGTGGCTACCAGCAGAGCCTCTACCAGATGGCCTATGACCAGGTGCACCACAACATGGGGATTCTCAGGCCGGGCATGAGCTATCGCGAGATCGCAGAAAATGCCTGGAAGATTCCCGAGCGCTTCCTCGACCGCCGCTATCCGTCGATCATCCACGGCGTCGGCATGCACGGCGAGACGCCGCTGGTCGCCCACCACATGGACTTCGACCGCTTCTCGAAGGACGGCATCCTCGAGCCCGGCATGGTGGTCTCGGTGGAGAGCTACATCGGCGAGGTCGGCGGCGCCGACGGCGTCAAGCTCGAGGAAGAAGTGCTGGTCACCGAGACCGGCATCGAGAAGCTCTCGCGCTATCCGTTCGACGAGGCCCTGCTCGGCCGCCAGGTCTGATCAAACTTGCGTCGCTTTTCCCACGGGGCGAGCGGCGCGCCTTACCCGATCCCGAGAACACGACCCAAGGTTGGAGTCATCCCCAGATGCATACCCTGAACCACCTTATCGCCGGTGAAGCCGTCAGCGCCGAGCGCACCATCGAGGTATTGAACCCGGCCACCGCCGAGCCGGTGCGTCGCCTGGCCATGGCCGACGGTGCCACCGTCGGGCGCGCCATCGAAGCCGCCCGAGAAGCCCAGCCCGCCTGGCGCGATATGCCGCCGGCCAAGCGCGCCCAGGTGATGTACCGCTTCAAGACCCTGCTCGAGCGTGACGCCGACGAGATCTGCGCGTTGGTCAGCGAGGAGCACGGCAAGGTGCTGGAAGACGCCATGGGTGAGCTCAAGCGCGGCATCGAGAACGTCGAGTACGCCTGTGGCGTGCCGGAGCTCTTGAAGGGCGAGTATTCCCACAATGCAGGCCCCGGCATCGATACCTGGTCGAA
The genomic region above belongs to Halomonas sp. YLGW01 and contains:
- the fadB gene encoding fatty acid oxidation complex subunit alpha FadB; the protein is MIYQGKAIAVASDTNTGGESIATLTFDLEGESVNTLSSAVVTELGEAVEAIAATHGLCGLVIESRKDAFIVGADITEFHGLFQKGEDYLVEMNLKVHDIFNAIEDLPFPTVTAINGLALGGGFEVTLTTDFRVMADSAKIGLPETKLGILPGWGGCVRLPRLIGADNAIEWIAGGTEHRADAALKVGAVDAVVPGERLAAAARDILARAHAGELDYRAWRVEKTSPLRLDAIEQMMAFETAKGYVAGKAGPHYPAPIEAIKVIQKGAGEGRERCQAIEAKAFAKLALTDVCYNLVGLFMNDQVVKKKGSQYARQARPVNQTAVLGAGIMGGGIAYQSASKGTPILMKDIKDDAIELGLKEARKLFTKQVERKKLTTETMAEKLTNIRPTLSYGDFGHVDLVVEAVVENPKIKDAVLTEVEGQVGEDTILTSNTSTISITRLAENLKRPENFCGMHFFNPVHRMPLVEVIRGEKTSDAAVAATVAYARAMGKTPIVVNDCPGFLVNRVLFPYFGGFSLLVEQGADFRRIDKVMETFGWPMGPAYLLDVVGMDTAVHANAVMAEGFPDRMAQGGKNGGKAAIQAMYEAERLGQKNAKGFYAYEEDKKGKPKKVEDEAALSLVNDVATGTKDFSDEEIIARMMVPLCLETVRCLEDDIVATPAEADMALIYGIGFPPFRGGALRYIDAMGLDAFVAQAERLTEELGPLYAPTDKLRAMAKAGERFYSDAATSSANSSHKPA
- a CDS encoding Xaa-Pro peptidase family protein, with protein sequence MSIVDFDNLTDNEPASIPVVPSAPMANGDSIPTAFDPVQLRAGRLKRLRQMMAEQGYAAVVLFDPYNQRYATGSRNMFGYFLRNSTRYIYVPLEGPVILFEYPGSAHVSTWLETIDESRTSKVVWSAVNQRDNMSSDPFGIEIAELMEEHGRGNKKIGLDRCALNLARSLEAQGLEVFDCMQDTLHCRRIKTPEEIACLAQSMAGSEAAVAEVEAAIKPGISETELFATLYGNVIKQGGEFIETRLLSSGPRTNPWFNEASDRVVRPGELIALDTDTIGCHGYYSDFSRTFHVGPGRPSGYQQSLYQMAYDQVHHNMGILRPGMSYREIAENAWKIPERFLDRRYPSIIHGVGMHGETPLVAHHMDFDRFSKDGILEPGMVVSVESYIGEVGGADGVKLEEEVLVTETGIEKLSRYPFDEALLGRQV
- a CDS encoding LysR substrate-binding domain-containing protein, which codes for MDTDLLRAFVTVAECEGFSAAGKVLHRTQSAVSLQIKRLEDQMGESLFERTSRSVVLTAPGGRLLPYARHILKLEDEARRVMGVDRQGELIRLGTSEEQASTYLPELLPRFAARFPEVRLEVICSISGSLVHDFQEGLLDAALVVRHSPTQTGRLLGREPLVWVVAEDCSLDDWDALPLALNPEGCTFRAHAFAALGATERRWDVRYSSQSPTGINLPVQAGLAATVKTPRSVPEGCRIVGDDEGLPPLGHVEIELHRTPGHTSDAFTAFCDELEAIVTGTDSLESLEYVAGEGGAG
- the fadA gene encoding acetyl-CoA C-acyltransferase FadA, which gives rise to MSLNPRDIVVVDGVRTAMAKAKHGAFRHVRAENLSASVMQALFDRNPGLNPNEVDDVIWGCVNQTLEQAMNIARNAAIMTGIPRSVPAQTVNRLCGSSMSALHIASANIKAGMGDFYIIGGVEHMEHVPMTHGVDVNPATSKHAAKAAMMMGLTAELLGKMHNIGREQQDAFGVRSHQRAQAASDAGRFDNEIIGVEGHNAQGFKVRVDRDEVIRGEASLESMGALKPVFDPRHGTVTAGTSSALSVGASGMAVMSYERAQALGLEPIARVLSTGVAGCDASIMGYGPVPATKKALKAAGLTIDDIQTVELNEAFAAQSLPVLKDLGLYDRMDEVVNLNGGAIALGHPLGCSGSRICTTLLNVMEQQDTRLGLATMCIGMGQGVATIFERLK
- a CDS encoding DUF488 family protein; protein product: MRHDIQLKRIYAEPEADDGARVLVDRLWPRGKRRDTLALTDWYRDASPSNGLRRDWHQGRISHAVFTRRYRWEMADAEDCLLPLMRLARQGRLTLLSAARDLEQSQLPILREALLEALDEEDQEAEGTALSSPPCYAASLPTDHAAEPPSNA
- a CDS encoding NAD(P)H-dependent oxidoreductase — its product is MTKRLLIVAHAPSPNTRRLREAAACGARHPDLEDIEVIVKAPLDAGPDDIRACDALLLGTPENLGYMSGALKDFFDRSYYPVLEEKQGLPCALYVRAGYDGTGTRRAVESIVTGLRWRWVQEPLMLRGDWQDGFADQVEELGLYLAAGLDAGIL